A window of the Mus musculus strain C57BL/6J chromosome 18, GRCm38.p6 C57BL/6J genome harbors these coding sequences:
- the Tcof1 gene encoding treacle protein isoform X2 has product MAEARKRRELLPLIYHHLLQAGYVRAAREVKEQSGQKSFLTQPVTLLDIYTHWQQTSELGQKQKAEDDETLQAKKSRVSDPVSSSESSDQEKEEEAATERAKATPRPTPVNSATAALPSKVKEKGKTKTANKTVNSVSHPGSGKTVVHLLSGKSPKKSAEPLANTVLASETEEEGNAQALGPTAKSGTVSAGQGSSSSEDSSISSDETDVEVKSPAKPAQAKASAAPAKDPPARTAPGPTKLGNVAPTPAKPARAAAAAAAAAVAAAAAAAAEESESSEEDSDSEDEAPAGLPSQVKASGKGPHVRADSVSAKGISGKGPILATPGKTGPAATQAKAERPEKDSETSSEDDSDSEDEMPVTVNTPQARTSGKSPRARGTSAPAKESSQKGAPAVTPGKARPVAAQAGKPEAKSSEESESDSGETPAAATLTTSPAKVKPLGKSSQVRPVSTVTPGSSGKGANLPCPGKVGSAALRVQMVKKEDVSESSSAELDSDGPGSPAKAKPALEKQMKASSRKGTPASATGASTSSHCKAGAVTSSASLSSPALAKGTQRSDVDSSSESESEGAAPSTPRVQGKSGGKGLQGKAALGQGVAPVHTQKTGPSVKAMAQEDSESLEEDSSSEEEDETPAQATPLGRLPQAKANPPPTKTPPASASGKAVAAPTKGKPPVPNSTVSARGQRSVPAAGKAGAPATQAQKGPVAGTGEDSESSSKEESDSEEETPAQIKPVGKTSQVRAASAPAKESPKKGAHPGTPGKTGSSATQAQPGKTEDSDSSSEESDSDTEMPSAQDAISQPARGKASGPASPEKSIEGSSESSDEDLPSGQAIKSPPVSVNRNSSPAVPAPTPEGVQAVNTTKKASGTTAQSSSSESEDGDEDLIPATQPSTYALRTSVTTPAALSRAASQPSKSEQSSRMPKGKKAKAAASAQTSSAVETLPMMPPQSAPIQPKATNKLGKSKLPEKQQLAPGYPKAPRSSEDSSDTSSEDEEDAKRPQMPKSAHRLDPDPSQKETVVEETPTESSEDEMVAPSQSLLSGYMTPGLTVANSQASKATPRPDSNSLASSAPATKDNPDGKQKSKSQHAADTALPKTGRKEASSGSTPQKPKKLKKSTSSSPAPTQTLPNSITQRLLEQAWPLSEAQVQASVVKVLTELLEQERLKATEAIKESGKKSQKRKLSGDLEAGAPKNKKKKEQPVPRASAVSPEKAPMTSKAKSKLDKGSAGGKGKGSPGPQGAKEKPDGELLGIKLESGEQSDPKSKSKKKKSLKKKKDKEKKEKKKGKKSLAKDSASPIQKKKKKKKKSAEPAV; this is encoded by the exons AAGAGTTTCCTGACTCAGCCCGTCACCCTTCTGGACATCTATACACACTGGCAACA GACCTCAGAGCTTGGCcagaagcagaaggcagaggatgatgaGACCCTTCAGGCTAAGAAGTCTCGAGTGTCGGATCCTGTTAGCAGCTCAGAGAGCTCGGatcaggagaaggaagaggaggcagcaacCGAAAGGGCCAAAGCCA CCCCAAGACCGACACCTGTCAATTCTGCAACCGCAGCTTTGCcatcaaaagtaaaagaaaag GGAAAGACCAAGACAGCCAACAAGACGGTGAACTCTGTGTCGCACCCTGGGTCCGGAAAGACGGTGGTCCACCTGCTCTCTGGGAAGTCACCCAAAAAGTCAGCAGAGCCCTTGGCAAACACTGTCTTGGCCtcagaaactgaggaggagggcaatgcCCAAGCCCTCGGACCCACTGCCAAGTCTG GAACGGTGTCAGCGGGCCAAGGCAGCAGTTCCAGTGAAGATTCCTCCATCTCAAGCGATGAGACAGATGTCGAG GTGAAATCTCCAGCAAAACCAGCCCAGGCCAAAGCTTCAGCAGCCCCTGCCAAGGATCCTCCAGCAAGAACAGCCCCAGGCCCTACCAAGTTAGGGAATGTGGCGCCCACACCTGCTAAACCAGCCAGGGCGGCAgcggcagctgctgctgctgctgtggctgctgctgctgctgcagcagcagAAGAGTCTGAGAGCAGTGAGGAGGACTCAGACAGTGAGGACGAGGCCCCTGCTGGTCTGCCCAGCCAG GTAAAAGCCTCTGGAAAAGGTCCCCATGTCAGAGCCGACTCGGTGTCTGCCAAGGGGATCTCTGGGAAAGGGCCCATCTTAGCAACCCCAGGGAAGACTGGGCCTGCAGCCACCCAGGCCAAGGCAGAAAGGCCAGAGAAGGACTCGGAAACCAGCAGTGAGGACGATTCTGATAGTGAGGATGAAATGCCAGTCACTGTGAATACTCCTCAG GCAAGGACTTCTGGGAAGAGCCCTCGGGCCAGAGGTACCTCAGCCCCCGCCAAGGAGTCATCCCAGAAAGGGGCTCCTGCAGTCACCCCTGGAAAGGCAAGGCCTGTGGCAGCCCAGGCAGGGAAACCAGAAGCCAAGAGCAGTGAGGAGTCAGAGAGTGACAGTGGGGAGACACCAGCTGCTGCGACTCTGACCACGAGTCCTGCCAAG GTGAAACCTTTGGGGAAGAGCTCCCAGGTCAGACCTGTTTCCACCGTCACCCCGGGGTCATCGGGAAAAGGTGCCAACCTGCCCTGCCCTGGGAAGGTGGGGTCAGCAGCTCTCAGGGTCCAAATGGTAAAGAAAGAAGATGTCTCGGAGAGCAGCAGTGCAGAGCTGGACAGTGACGGGCCTGGGAGCCCAGCCAAG GCTAAGCCAGCTCTGGAAAAGCAGATGAAAGCTTCCTCTAGGAAAGGCACGCCTGCATCCGCAACAGGAGCGAGCACCTCGTCCCATTGTAAGGCAGGAGCGGTGACCTCTTCAGCCAGCCTGTCATCCCCAGCTCTGGCCAAGGGCACCCAGAGGTCAGATGTGGACTCTTCCAGTGAGTCTGAGTCAGAAGGAGCTGCTCCCAGCACCCCCAGGGTACAG GGGAAGTCTGGGGGCAAGGGCCTCCAAGGGAAAGCTGCCTTGGGGCAAGGGGTGGCCCCAGTGCACACTCAGAAGACAGGGCCTTCGGTCAAAGCTATGGCTCAGGAAGACTCAGAGAGCCTCGAGGAGGACTCCAGCAGTGAGGAAGAGGATGAGACCCCAGCACAG gCCACGCCCTTGGGGAGACTTCCTCAGGCCAAAGCCAACCCACCTCCCACTAAGACACCTCCAGCGTCTGCATCTGGAAAAGCTGTGGCTGCTCCAACCAAG GGAAAACCACCTGTTCCGAACAGCACCGTCTCTGCAAGGGGCCAGCGGTCTGTGCCAGCCGCGGGAAAAGCAGGGGCCCCAGCAACCCAAGCCCAGAAGGGTCCCGTGGCTGGCACAGGGGAGGACTCAGAGAGCAGCAGTAAAGAGGAGTCTGACAGTGAAGAAGAGACGCCAGCCCAG ATAAAACCTGTGGGGAAGACCTCTCAGGTCAGAGCTGCCTCAGCCCCTGCCAAGGAGTCTCCTAAAAAAGGAGCCCATCCAGGAACCCCCGGCAAGACGGGATCTTCAGCTACCCAGGCCCAGCCAGGGAAGACAGAGGACTCAGACAGCAGTAGTGAAGAGTCTGACAGTGACACAGAGATGCCATCAGCCCAG GATGCTATCTCCCAGCCTGCCAGAGGCAAAGCGTCAGGTCCAGCGTCCCCAGAGAAGAGCATAGAAGGGTCCTCAGAGAGCAGTGATGAGGATCTGCCCTCCGGCCAG gcGATTAAATCCCCTCCAGTTTCTGTCAACCGTAACAGTAGTCCAGCTGTCCCAGCTCCTACCCCAGAAGGAGTCCAGGCTGTGAACACCACAAAGAAGGCCTCAGGCACCACTGCCCAGAGCTCCTCCTCTGAGAGTGAGGACGGGGACGAGGACTTGATTCCTGCCACACAACCCTCCACCTATG CTCTCAGAACCAGTGTGACGACGCCCGCAGCCCTCTCACGAGCAGCTTCCCAACCCAGCAAGAGTGAGCAGTCTAGCCGGATGCCAAAAGGCAAGAAAGCAAAGGCGGCGGCGTCCGCTCAG ACCAGCAGTGCCGTGGAAACACTCCCCATGATGCCTCCCCAGAGCGCACCCATCCAGCCCAAAGCCACCAACAAGCTCGGGAAATCCAAGCTCCCTGAGAAGCAGCAGCTTGCCCCAGGCTACCCCAAGGCCCCCAGGAGCTCGGAGGACAGCAGTGACACTTCTTCCGAGGACGAGGAGGATGCCAAGAGACCCCAGATGCCCAAGTCGGCCCACAGGCTGG ATCCAGACCCTTCCCAGAAGGAAACTGTGGTAGAGGAGACCCCTACAGAATCCAGCGAAGATGAGATGGTGGCCCCCTCACAG TCTCTCCTCTCAGGTTACATGACTCCCGGCTTGACTGTGGCTAATTCCCAGGCTTCAAAAGCTACTCCTAGGCCAGACTCCAACTCCTTAGCTTCttctgccccggccaccaaagacaACCCGGATGGCAAGCAGAAGTCAAAATCCCAACACGCAGCAGACACCGCACTCCCTAAAACCG GTAGGAAAGAGGCCTCCTCGGGCTCCACGCCTCAGAAGCccaagaagctcaagaagagcACCTCAAGCTCGCCGGCCCCCACACAGACACTGCCGAACAGCATCACCCAGCGCCTCCTGGAGCAGGCCTGGCCCCTGAGCGAGGCGCAGGTGCAGGCCTCTGTGGTGAAGGTCCTGACAGAGCTTCTGGAGCAGGAACGGCTGAAGGCCACAGAGGCCATCAAGGAGAGTGGGAAGAAGAGCCAGAAGCGGAAGTTATCAGGGGACCTAGAAGCTGGGGCcccaaagaacaagaagaagaaggagcagccagtgcccagGGCAAGCGCTGTTTCCCCAGAAAAGGCTCCCATGACTTCCAAGGCAAAATCAAAGCTTGACAAAGGGAGTGCTGGTGGCAAGGGGAAGGGGTCTCCTGGCCCCCAAGGAGCCAAGGAGAAGCCCGACGGCGAGTTGCTGGGGATAAAGCTTGAGAGTGGCGAGCAGAGCGACCCGAAGAGCAAGTCGAAAAAGAAGAAATCCCTCAAGA
- the Tcof1 gene encoding treacle protein isoform X1: protein MAEARKRRELLPLIYHHLLQAGYVRAAREVKEQSGQKSFLTQPVTLLDIYTHWQQTSELGQKQKAEDDETLQAKKSRVSDPVSSSESSDQEKEEEAATERAKATPRPTPVNSATAALPSKVKEKGKTKTANKTVNSVSHPGSGKTVVHLLSGKSPKKSAEPLANTVLASETEEEGNAQALGPTAKSGTVSAGQGSSSSEDSSISSDETDVEVKSPAKPAQAKASAAPAKDPPARTAPGPTKLGNVAPTPAKPARAAAAAAAAAVAAAAAAAAEESESSEEDSDSEDEAPAGLPSQVKASGKGPHVRADSVSAKGISGKGPILATPGKTGPAATQAKAERPEKDSETSSEDDSDSEDEMPVTVNTPQARTSGKSPRARGTSAPAKESSQKGAPAVTPGKARPVAAQAGKPEAKSSEESESDSGETPAAATLTTSPAKVKPLGKSSQVRPVSTVTPGSSGKGANLPCPGKVGSAALRVQMVKKEDVSESSSAELDSDGPGSPAKAKASLALPQKVRPVATQVKTDRGKGHSGSSEESSDSEEEAAPAASAAQAKPALEKQMKASSRKGTPASATGASTSSHCKAGAVTSSASLSSPALAKGTQRSDVDSSSESESEGAAPSTPRVQGKSGGKGLQGKAALGQGVAPVHTQKTGPSVKAMAQEDSESLEEDSSSEEEDETPAQATPLGRLPQAKANPPPTKTPPASASGKAVAAPTKGKPPVPNSTVSARGQRSVPAAGKAGAPATQAQKGPVAGTGEDSESSSKEESDSEEETPAQIKPVGKTSQVRAASAPAKESPKKGAHPGTPGKTGSSATQAQPGKTEDSDSSSEESDSDTEMPSAQDAISQPARGKASGPASPEKSIEGSSESSDEDLPSGQAIKSPPVSVNRNSSPAVPAPTPEGVQAVNTTKKASGTTAQSSSSESEDGDEDLIPATQPSTYALRTSVTTPAALSRAASQPSKSEQSSRMPKGKKAKAAASAQTSSAVETLPMMPPQSAPIQPKATNKLGKSKLPEKQQLAPGYPKAPRSSEDSSDTSSEDEEDAKRPQMPKSAHRLDPDPSQKETVVEETPTESSEDEMVAPSQSLLSGYMTPGLTVANSQASKATPRPDSNSLASSAPATKDNPDGKQKSKSQHAADTALPKTGRKEASSGSTPQKPKKLKKSTSSSPAPTQTLPNSITQRLLEQAWPLSEAQVQASVVKVLTELLEQERLKATEAIKESGKKSQKRKLSGDLEAGAPKNKKKKEQPVPRASAVSPEKAPMTSKAKSKLDKGSAGGKGKGSPGPQGAKEKPDGELLGIKLESGEQSDPKSKSKKKKSLKKKKDKEKKEKKKGKKSLAKDSASPIQKKKKKKKSAEPAV, encoded by the exons AAGAGTTTCCTGACTCAGCCCGTCACCCTTCTGGACATCTATACACACTGGCAACA GACCTCAGAGCTTGGCcagaagcagaaggcagaggatgatgaGACCCTTCAGGCTAAGAAGTCTCGAGTGTCGGATCCTGTTAGCAGCTCAGAGAGCTCGGatcaggagaaggaagaggaggcagcaacCGAAAGGGCCAAAGCCA CCCCAAGACCGACACCTGTCAATTCTGCAACCGCAGCTTTGCcatcaaaagtaaaagaaaag GGAAAGACCAAGACAGCCAACAAGACGGTGAACTCTGTGTCGCACCCTGGGTCCGGAAAGACGGTGGTCCACCTGCTCTCTGGGAAGTCACCCAAAAAGTCAGCAGAGCCCTTGGCAAACACTGTCTTGGCCtcagaaactgaggaggagggcaatgcCCAAGCCCTCGGACCCACTGCCAAGTCTG GAACGGTGTCAGCGGGCCAAGGCAGCAGTTCCAGTGAAGATTCCTCCATCTCAAGCGATGAGACAGATGTCGAG GTGAAATCTCCAGCAAAACCAGCCCAGGCCAAAGCTTCAGCAGCCCCTGCCAAGGATCCTCCAGCAAGAACAGCCCCAGGCCCTACCAAGTTAGGGAATGTGGCGCCCACACCTGCTAAACCAGCCAGGGCGGCAgcggcagctgctgctgctgctgtggctgctgctgctgctgcagcagcagAAGAGTCTGAGAGCAGTGAGGAGGACTCAGACAGTGAGGACGAGGCCCCTGCTGGTCTGCCCAGCCAG GTAAAAGCCTCTGGAAAAGGTCCCCATGTCAGAGCCGACTCGGTGTCTGCCAAGGGGATCTCTGGGAAAGGGCCCATCTTAGCAACCCCAGGGAAGACTGGGCCTGCAGCCACCCAGGCCAAGGCAGAAAGGCCAGAGAAGGACTCGGAAACCAGCAGTGAGGACGATTCTGATAGTGAGGATGAAATGCCAGTCACTGTGAATACTCCTCAG GCAAGGACTTCTGGGAAGAGCCCTCGGGCCAGAGGTACCTCAGCCCCCGCCAAGGAGTCATCCCAGAAAGGGGCTCCTGCAGTCACCCCTGGAAAGGCAAGGCCTGTGGCAGCCCAGGCAGGGAAACCAGAAGCCAAGAGCAGTGAGGAGTCAGAGAGTGACAGTGGGGAGACACCAGCTGCTGCGACTCTGACCACGAGTCCTGCCAAG GTGAAACCTTTGGGGAAGAGCTCCCAGGTCAGACCTGTTTCCACCGTCACCCCGGGGTCATCGGGAAAAGGTGCCAACCTGCCCTGCCCTGGGAAGGTGGGGTCAGCAGCTCTCAGGGTCCAAATGGTAAAGAAAGAAGATGTCTCGGAGAGCAGCAGTGCAGAGCTGGACAGTGACGGGCCTGGGAGCCCAGCCAAG GCAAAGGCCTCCCTTGCGCTCCCTCAGAAGGTGAGGCCTGTGGCCACCCAGGTCAAGACTGACAGGGGCAAAGGCCACTCAGGGAGCAGTGAGGAGTCATCTGACAGCGAAGAGGAGGCAGCACCAGCAGCCTCTGCTGCTCAG GCTAAGCCAGCTCTGGAAAAGCAGATGAAAGCTTCCTCTAGGAAAGGCACGCCTGCATCCGCAACAGGAGCGAGCACCTCGTCCCATTGTAAGGCAGGAGCGGTGACCTCTTCAGCCAGCCTGTCATCCCCAGCTCTGGCCAAGGGCACCCAGAGGTCAGATGTGGACTCTTCCAGTGAGTCTGAGTCAGAAGGAGCTGCTCCCAGCACCCCCAGGGTACAG GGGAAGTCTGGGGGCAAGGGCCTCCAAGGGAAAGCTGCCTTGGGGCAAGGGGTGGCCCCAGTGCACACTCAGAAGACAGGGCCTTCGGTCAAAGCTATGGCTCAGGAAGACTCAGAGAGCCTCGAGGAGGACTCCAGCAGTGAGGAAGAGGATGAGACCCCAGCACAG gCCACGCCCTTGGGGAGACTTCCTCAGGCCAAAGCCAACCCACCTCCCACTAAGACACCTCCAGCGTCTGCATCTGGAAAAGCTGTGGCTGCTCCAACCAAG GGAAAACCACCTGTTCCGAACAGCACCGTCTCTGCAAGGGGCCAGCGGTCTGTGCCAGCCGCGGGAAAAGCAGGGGCCCCAGCAACCCAAGCCCAGAAGGGTCCCGTGGCTGGCACAGGGGAGGACTCAGAGAGCAGCAGTAAAGAGGAGTCTGACAGTGAAGAAGAGACGCCAGCCCAG ATAAAACCTGTGGGGAAGACCTCTCAGGTCAGAGCTGCCTCAGCCCCTGCCAAGGAGTCTCCTAAAAAAGGAGCCCATCCAGGAACCCCCGGCAAGACGGGATCTTCAGCTACCCAGGCCCAGCCAGGGAAGACAGAGGACTCAGACAGCAGTAGTGAAGAGTCTGACAGTGACACAGAGATGCCATCAGCCCAG GATGCTATCTCCCAGCCTGCCAGAGGCAAAGCGTCAGGTCCAGCGTCCCCAGAGAAGAGCATAGAAGGGTCCTCAGAGAGCAGTGATGAGGATCTGCCCTCCGGCCAG gcGATTAAATCCCCTCCAGTTTCTGTCAACCGTAACAGTAGTCCAGCTGTCCCAGCTCCTACCCCAGAAGGAGTCCAGGCTGTGAACACCACAAAGAAGGCCTCAGGCACCACTGCCCAGAGCTCCTCCTCTGAGAGTGAGGACGGGGACGAGGACTTGATTCCTGCCACACAACCCTCCACCTATG CTCTCAGAACCAGTGTGACGACGCCCGCAGCCCTCTCACGAGCAGCTTCCCAACCCAGCAAGAGTGAGCAGTCTAGCCGGATGCCAAAAGGCAAGAAAGCAAAGGCGGCGGCGTCCGCTCAG ACCAGCAGTGCCGTGGAAACACTCCCCATGATGCCTCCCCAGAGCGCACCCATCCAGCCCAAAGCCACCAACAAGCTCGGGAAATCCAAGCTCCCTGAGAAGCAGCAGCTTGCCCCAGGCTACCCCAAGGCCCCCAGGAGCTCGGAGGACAGCAGTGACACTTCTTCCGAGGACGAGGAGGATGCCAAGAGACCCCAGATGCCCAAGTCGGCCCACAGGCTGG ATCCAGACCCTTCCCAGAAGGAAACTGTGGTAGAGGAGACCCCTACAGAATCCAGCGAAGATGAGATGGTGGCCCCCTCACAG TCTCTCCTCTCAGGTTACATGACTCCCGGCTTGACTGTGGCTAATTCCCAGGCTTCAAAAGCTACTCCTAGGCCAGACTCCAACTCCTTAGCTTCttctgccccggccaccaaagacaACCCGGATGGCAAGCAGAAGTCAAAATCCCAACACGCAGCAGACACCGCACTCCCTAAAACCG GTAGGAAAGAGGCCTCCTCGGGCTCCACGCCTCAGAAGCccaagaagctcaagaagagcACCTCAAGCTCGCCGGCCCCCACACAGACACTGCCGAACAGCATCACCCAGCGCCTCCTGGAGCAGGCCTGGCCCCTGAGCGAGGCGCAGGTGCAGGCCTCTGTGGTGAAGGTCCTGACAGAGCTTCTGGAGCAGGAACGGCTGAAGGCCACAGAGGCCATCAAGGAGAGTGGGAAGAAGAGCCAGAAGCGGAAGTTATCAGGGGACCTAGAAGCTGGGGCcccaaagaacaagaagaagaaggagcagccagtgcccagGGCAAGCGCTGTTTCCCCAGAAAAGGCTCCCATGACTTCCAAGGCAAAATCAAAGCTTGACAAAGGGAGTGCTGGTGGCAAGGGGAAGGGGTCTCCTGGCCCCCAAGGAGCCAAGGAGAAGCCCGACGGCGAGTTGCTGGGGATAAAGCTTGAGAGTGGCGAGCAGAGCGACCCGAAGAGCAAGTCGAAAAAGAAGAAATCCCTCAAGA